One stretch of Candidatus Baltobacteraceae bacterium DNA includes these proteins:
- a CDS encoding UDP-N-acetylmuramoyl-L-alanyl-D-glutamate--2,6-diaminopimelate ligase encodes MMPLARLLEAIPDANVDGPVDGVAITALAADSRNVAPGAMFVAIAGEHVDGHRFLSDAIAAGARAIVVDRKPVDGRATIIRVADTRIALSRLAARFYGEPSHKLRVIGITGTNGKTTTTHMTRALLDACGIRSGYVGTLGASYGEWTRGLQNTTPLPIELQETLATMLDLGAKAVTMEVSSHALALHRVDDIRFTVGAFTNLTRDHLDFHLTIDAYAAAKRRLFDLAERAVLDVDDPHGANWASELRSRGTPVVTYALDAPADLRATDVELRPDASTFAVDGARVEVPLPGRFNVRNALCALAIARSLELDLNKAATALHGLPPVPGRMERYARDGVVAIVDYAHTPDALANVLRATRETMDGGKLFVVFGCGGDRDAGKRPQMGTIASNLADVVIVTNDNPRSEDPLAIAREILAGAPNAEVELDRRVAIRAAIKRARKGDVVVVAGKGHEDYQIIGAARTHFDDRDEVRAALA; translated from the coding sequence ATGATGCCGCTTGCCCGCTTACTCGAGGCAATTCCGGACGCCAATGTTGACGGTCCGGTTGACGGCGTCGCGATCACGGCGCTCGCCGCCGATTCGCGAAATGTCGCCCCCGGCGCGATGTTCGTTGCGATTGCGGGCGAGCACGTGGATGGACACAGATTTCTTTCCGACGCTATCGCGGCCGGCGCTCGCGCGATCGTCGTCGACCGCAAACCTGTTGATGGCCGCGCGACAATCATTCGCGTCGCCGACACGCGTATTGCGCTTTCGCGCTTAGCCGCGCGATTCTACGGCGAGCCGTCGCACAAGCTTCGCGTCATCGGAATCACGGGAACCAACGGCAAGACGACGACGACGCACATGACGCGTGCGCTCCTGGATGCGTGCGGAATTCGCTCCGGATACGTCGGAACGCTCGGCGCATCGTACGGCGAGTGGACGCGAGGCTTGCAAAACACGACGCCGCTCCCGATCGAGTTGCAAGAGACGCTTGCGACGATGCTCGATCTCGGAGCCAAAGCCGTCACGATGGAAGTCTCTTCCCACGCGCTTGCATTGCATCGCGTCGATGACATTCGTTTCACTGTCGGCGCGTTTACAAACCTGACGCGCGATCATCTCGATTTCCATCTGACGATCGATGCATACGCCGCAGCCAAGCGCCGTCTCTTCGATCTGGCCGAGCGTGCGGTGCTCGACGTCGACGATCCGCACGGCGCCAATTGGGCGAGCGAGCTGCGCTCGCGTGGAACTCCCGTCGTCACCTACGCGCTCGATGCGCCGGCCGATCTTCGCGCGACCGATGTCGAGCTGCGTCCGGATGCGAGCACCTTCGCCGTCGACGGAGCGCGCGTCGAAGTTCCGCTCCCGGGACGATTCAATGTGCGCAATGCGCTCTGCGCGCTTGCCATCGCGCGCTCGCTCGAGCTCGACTTGAACAAGGCCGCGACGGCTTTGCACGGCCTGCCTCCGGTACCGGGCCGAATGGAACGCTACGCGCGCGACGGTGTCGTCGCGATCGTTGATTACGCGCACACGCCGGATGCGCTCGCGAACGTGCTCCGGGCGACCCGGGAAACGATGGACGGCGGGAAGCTCTTCGTCGTCTTTGGGTGCGGCGGCGATCGCGATGCGGGAAAACGTCCGCAAATGGGAACGATTGCAAGCAATCTGGCGGACGTTGTGATCGTCACGAACGACAATCCACGCTCCGAAGATCCGTTGGCGATTGCACGTGAGATCCTGGCCGGCGCTCCTAACGCTGAAGTCGAGCTCGATCGCCGAGTCGCGATTCGTGCCGCAATCAAGCGCGCGCGCAAAGGCGATGTCGTCGTCGTTGCCGGCAAAGGTCACGAGGATTATCAGATCATCGGTGCGGCGCGCACGCATTTCGACGATCGCGATGAAGTTCGCGCGGCGCTGGCATGA
- a CDS encoding penicillin-binding protein 2 encodes MRARGALVRISPDRAKITFWLFAAIGLYLTWRLFDIQVLHGHLYSREALEQRAQTIEIFARRGTIYDRTRTVLVRSLKSESVYADPTQMTDKSDTAAKLAPILGYAPNEILAALNEDTHFRWLRRKVSHDVAQRVRALNIQGVNIVQEETGRRFWTSGRLASTVLGFVGMDENGLSGVEYSYDNMLRGTTGKMMLEADPFQRALPFGQQHVIEKAHPGRSLVLTLDGYLQFESERLLDAQVRAFHARSGSVIVMDPRTGEILAMANAPDFDPAHYGAAKPDAWRDRAITDAYEPGSTFKLITAAAALDSGKVNTKSRFPALDQIKINGSIIHNAEDDMPLATSTESLEDIIAYSHNVGAAEVGMRIGGQAEYRVIRKFGFGDETGVDLPGESPGILPPLDEWSGTSLPTIAFGQGISTTPLAMVRAYCAIANGGMLVKPHIVRAVLDADGKTVHTYGPELEGRAMSQQTAETLRTFLRAVVVRGTGNPAAQVPGYTTAGKTGTAQVVGNGGYVSGAYIASFIGYIPAEHPRFVILVKVDEPRGAYYGSVVAAPVFAKLAQVAMIHAGVYPAPPPARLVPPKHGAKLAAR; translated from the coding sequence GTGCGAGCGCGCGGCGCGCTCGTGCGCATCTCTCCAGACCGCGCGAAGATCACATTTTGGCTCTTTGCTGCGATCGGCTTGTACTTGACGTGGCGTCTTTTCGATATTCAAGTACTTCACGGGCATCTCTACTCGCGTGAAGCGCTCGAACAGCGCGCGCAGACGATCGAGATTTTTGCGCGTCGCGGCACCATCTACGACCGCACGCGCACGGTCTTAGTCCGCTCGCTCAAGTCAGAAAGCGTTTACGCGGATCCGACGCAGATGACCGATAAATCCGACACGGCCGCCAAGCTCGCGCCGATTCTCGGCTACGCGCCGAACGAAATCCTCGCGGCGCTCAACGAAGACACGCACTTCCGCTGGCTAAGACGCAAAGTTTCGCACGACGTCGCGCAGCGCGTGCGCGCGCTCAACATTCAAGGCGTGAACATCGTTCAGGAAGAGACGGGTCGCCGTTTCTGGACGTCGGGGCGTCTCGCCTCAACGGTCCTCGGCTTCGTCGGCATGGATGAGAACGGACTCTCGGGCGTCGAGTATTCGTACGACAACATGCTACGCGGGACGACCGGCAAGATGATGCTCGAGGCCGATCCGTTCCAACGCGCGCTGCCGTTCGGGCAGCAACACGTCATCGAGAAAGCGCATCCCGGCCGCAGTCTCGTTTTGACGCTCGACGGTTACCTGCAGTTCGAATCCGAGCGCCTACTCGATGCACAGGTGAGAGCATTCCACGCGCGTAGCGGTTCTGTCATCGTCATGGATCCGCGTACGGGCGAGATCTTGGCAATGGCCAATGCGCCCGATTTTGACCCGGCACACTACGGCGCGGCGAAACCGGACGCGTGGCGCGACCGCGCGATCACGGATGCGTATGAACCCGGATCGACGTTCAAACTGATCACGGCTGCCGCTGCGCTCGATAGCGGTAAAGTCAATACAAAATCTCGCTTTCCGGCGCTCGATCAGATCAAGATCAACGGCAGCATCATTCACAACGCAGAAGACGACATGCCGCTCGCGACGAGTACCGAGTCGCTGGAAGACATCATCGCATACTCACATAACGTCGGTGCAGCCGAAGTCGGAATGCGGATCGGCGGTCAAGCCGAGTATCGTGTGATACGAAAGTTCGGGTTCGGCGACGAAACCGGCGTCGATCTCCCGGGTGAAAGTCCGGGAATTCTCCCGCCGCTCGATGAGTGGAGCGGGACCTCGCTGCCGACGATTGCATTTGGTCAGGGCATCTCCACGACGCCGCTCGCCATGGTCCGCGCGTATTGCGCGATCGCAAACGGTGGCATGCTCGTCAAACCGCACATCGTGCGCGCCGTTCTCGATGCAGACGGAAAGACGGTTCACACGTACGGTCCGGAGCTCGAAGGTCGCGCGATGTCGCAACAAACGGCCGAGACGCTGCGCACGTTTTTGCGCGCGGTCGTCGTGCGCGGCACGGGAAACCCCGCTGCGCAAGTCCCGGGCTATACAACCGCGGGCAAAACGGGAACGGCCCAAGTCGTCGGTAACGGCGGCTACGTTTCCGGCGCGTACATCGCATCGTTCATCGGATACATCCCGGCCGAGCATCCGCGTTTCGTCATCCTCGTGAAAGTCGATGAACCGCGCGGCGCCTACTATGGCAGCGTCGTCGCCGCCCCGGTGTTTGCGAAGCTCGCGCAGGTCGCAATGATTCACGCGGGTGTTTATCCGGCGCCCCCGCCGGCCCGCTTGGTTCCCCCAAAACACGGCGCGAAGCTCGCTGCGCGATGA
- the rsmH gene encoding 16S rRNA (cytosine(1402)-N(4))-methyltransferase RsmH gives MHIPVLLKEAIDGLAVQSGGTYVDATFGAGGHTQAIMERLGPRGRVIAFDVDRAVHRRSDLPSDPRLLLVHANFRTLEAELSRCEITRIDGVLFDLGVSSMQFDVGERGFSLSASASDAALDMRMNQSEGFTAAEYIERTSERELADVIFNFGEERHARRIARTIKQHHPQTTGELARIVSGAVHQHGKRERIHPATRTFQALRIAVNDELAALEEGLEAATSVLRPGGRLVAIAFHSLEDRIVKNKMRSDPRLNPITRKPMVASDDELARNPRARSAKLRVAERLP, from the coding sequence TTGCACATTCCTGTTCTCTTAAAGGAAGCAATCGATGGGCTCGCGGTTCAGAGCGGCGGGACGTACGTCGATGCGACGTTCGGTGCGGGCGGGCATACGCAGGCAATTATGGAGCGCCTCGGACCGCGCGGACGCGTGATCGCGTTCGATGTCGACCGGGCGGTCCACAGGCGCAGCGATCTGCCGAGCGATCCACGTCTGCTGCTTGTGCACGCGAATTTTCGCACGCTGGAGGCGGAGCTTTCGCGCTGCGAGATCACACGGATCGACGGAGTGCTCTTCGATTTGGGAGTCAGCTCCATGCAATTTGACGTCGGCGAGCGCGGCTTCTCGCTCAGCGCGTCCGCTTCGGACGCGGCGCTGGATATGCGGATGAACCAGAGCGAAGGGTTCACTGCCGCAGAGTACATCGAGCGTACCAGCGAGCGCGAGCTCGCCGACGTCATCTTCAATTTCGGTGAAGAGCGCCACGCGCGGCGAATTGCGCGCACGATCAAACAGCATCACCCGCAGACGACGGGTGAGCTGGCACGTATTGTGAGCGGCGCCGTCCATCAGCACGGAAAACGCGAACGCATTCATCCGGCGACGCGCACGTTTCAAGCGTTGCGTATCGCCGTCAACGACGAGCTGGCCGCGCTCGAAGAAGGCTTGGAAGCTGCAACGAGCGTGCTGCGTCCGGGCGGACGGCTGGTCGCAATCGCATTTCACTCGCTCGAGGATCGCATCGTCAAGAACAAGATGCGCAGCGATCCGCGCCTGAACCCGATCACCCGCAAGCCGATGGTCGCAAGCGACGACGAGCTTGCACGCAATCCCCGCGCTCGCAGCGCGAAACTTCGTGTCGCGGAGCGTTTGCCATGA
- a CDS encoding division/cell wall cluster transcriptional repressor MraZ — translation MEHALDDKGRLVVPARFRERLGAGFFLTIAEPEPCLALYPAVSWAEFCGRLESAPIKDGRYRRLVRHIFANTEEASCDPQGRVAIPAHLRAYAGIKRDVVTVGSLTRVEIWAKEKYPDGALDADDFAKFVTELGLY, via the coding sequence GTGGAGCACGCCCTTGACGACAAGGGTCGCCTTGTCGTGCCCGCCCGCTTCCGCGAGCGCCTTGGCGCCGGCTTCTTCCTAACGATAGCCGAGCCCGAGCCATGTTTGGCGCTCTATCCCGCCGTCAGCTGGGCCGAATTCTGCGGCAGGCTGGAATCCGCGCCTATAAAGGATGGCCGCTATCGTCGCCTCGTGCGCCACATCTTCGCCAACACCGAGGAAGCGTCGTGCGATCCGCAAGGCCGCGTCGCGATTCCGGCACACTTGCGAGCCTACGCCGGCATCAAGCGCGACGTCGTGACGGTCGGCTCGCTCACGCGCGTCGAGATTTGGGCCAAAGAGAAATATCCGGATGGCGCCCTGGACGCCGACGACTTCGCCAAGTTCGTCACCGAGCTGGGACTCTATTGA
- a CDS encoding type II toxin-antitoxin system antitoxin SocA domain-containing protein: MLDVAQFILDEKQSAIATMKLQKLCYYAQAWTLVWTGTPLFDEDFQAWRDGPVCPELYESHRGQYSVSTIPGARPERLTANQRTMIQSVLKAYSPFSGDQLSTLTHLEDPWRLAREGVEDGDRSQRPISKPAMRAYYLQRKERAMIQGQPAG; this comes from the coding sequence GTGCTCGACGTAGCGCAGTTCATTTTGGACGAAAAACAGAGCGCGATTGCGACTATGAAGCTGCAAAAGCTTTGCTACTACGCACAAGCTTGGACGCTCGTCTGGACTGGTACGCCGCTCTTCGACGAAGATTTTCAAGCATGGCGTGACGGGCCAGTTTGTCCAGAACTCTACGAGTCGCACCGTGGCCAGTACAGCGTCAGCACCATCCCGGGTGCTCGCCCAGAGCGGTTGACTGCGAATCAGCGAACGATGATACAGTCGGTCCTGAAAGCCTATTCCCCATTTAGCGGTGACCAGTTAAGTACGCTGACGCATCTTGAGGATCCGTGGCGGCTCGCGCGCGAAGGCGTAGAAGATGGAGATCGCAGCCAACGCCCCATCTCAAAGCCTGCGATGCGCGCGTACTATCTACAGCGCAAAGAACGCGCTATGATCCAGGGACAGCCAGCGGGTTAA
- a CDS encoding alpha/beta hydrolase — protein MRSIFCSAAIGALLALLWCAVPINAGPQDIVYAHPAQLVSITLTRLNMYCMGTGSPTVVFDAGWEDWSASWALVQGSVAKWTRACSYDRAGAGFSDPGPMPRTSVRIADELHEALRRAGMDGPYVLVGHSFGGYNVRAFADRYVNDVAGMVLVDGEDGDVESQRDRLANDRAFETYIKQLRKCRDALAAGRALPVLGARHGHGGIACPRQFFRGLPERRFSDALNAAILAVVNSKIALYDEVISEMAEMPWDEEYLIRSRRSLGKRPLRILTAQNHYDDTSHTGIALHRKHTSAETALAHVQGRWLSLSSNSEQIFAYASGHYIQLDQPNLVIDAIRSIIQEWRTNRVQGHSGS, from the coding sequence ATGAGGTCGATATTTTGTTCTGCAGCGATTGGCGCGTTGTTAGCGCTGCTTTGGTGCGCCGTACCGATTAACGCTGGTCCACAAGATATCGTCTACGCGCACCCAGCACAACTCGTTTCGATAACCCTTACTCGCTTGAATATGTACTGTATGGGAACGGGATCGCCGACGGTGGTGTTTGACGCGGGTTGGGAAGATTGGTCCGCGTCGTGGGCGCTTGTTCAAGGGAGTGTCGCAAAGTGGACTCGTGCGTGCTCATACGATCGCGCCGGTGCGGGCTTTAGCGATCCAGGTCCTATGCCACGGACTAGTGTTCGGATCGCCGACGAACTTCATGAAGCTCTACGTCGAGCAGGAATGGATGGTCCGTACGTCCTCGTTGGTCATTCCTTCGGGGGGTACAATGTGCGAGCGTTTGCGGACCGCTATGTGAATGACGTCGCGGGGATGGTTCTCGTGGATGGAGAGGACGGCGACGTAGAATCTCAGCGTGATCGATTGGCCAATGATCGCGCATTCGAGACATACATTAAGCAGTTGCGGAAGTGCCGCGATGCGCTTGCGGCTGGCCGGGCTCTTCCCGTGCTTGGTGCGCGGCACGGACACGGCGGTATTGCCTGTCCCCGGCAATTTTTTCGAGGCCTGCCGGAGCGACGATTTTCCGATGCATTAAACGCCGCAATCCTGGCGGTTGTTAATTCCAAGATTGCCCTATACGACGAAGTCATTTCTGAAATGGCAGAGATGCCGTGGGACGAGGAGTACCTGATACGGAGCCGACGCTCTCTTGGTAAGCGTCCGCTCCGAATTCTGACCGCACAGAACCATTACGACGACACGAGCCATACGGGCATCGCTCTGCATCGCAAGCATACCTCGGCGGAAACCGCTTTAGCTCACGTTCAGGGCCGTTGGTTGTCGTTGTCCTCAAATTCAGAGCAAATATTCGCATATGCCAGTGGACACTACATCCAACTCGATCAGCCGAATCTCGTCATTGATGCGATTCGATCGATTATTCAGGAGTGGCGAACAAATCGGGTTCAAGGCCATAGCGGCTCTTAG
- a CDS encoding TonB-dependent receptor: protein MVSYVRAKSWGLALAVALSLFVASVVPAVAQQVDQSVQQPASQSANVVGTVTSKDGRSVGGADVRLIGPTIATTRTDSRGRFNFVGVPFGTYKLLVSSSLGSTARESIDVHGDVDVAVSYQGEAPTKVIAQTVTHINATAANVASISPSDAAFEGQTSWQQILQQVPGVAVGGNLGGGNTLGTAVAGSPLSPAVVSINGALPYETSTMLDGMPLQGTSISTQFSGQGGSADLSVLPLNAFGSADVVRGPGADSPSIVNSVAGTFVLHPPGRVDKDQFDFSIGNGIYGGIVANLKAAERIGRLSATVIYGINDSPGPNGSTTITSGYGVAPATVGGQPFQSCTPPAGCVNFVPSPNYQLAYTLQDSLLLSGVPYNTHWNQNNGALSLVYEIGQAVTAQVFYAGSSTTAQSEPLSYVPASFTPGAPYAGSIAPGSYQLINLGTTTPLSQSGSLFEEKITANLGSGVLRLSALQFNSFFQQRTTSELPNGQYTLSGAGCIGTAAVSASCPNGGTLTAFNGASESLTFPPYTINYNTWTNSRAMLASYSTPIGSRSSAGISYSTDYYNQPFLEAYDIPGFAATFGFPPAQSAGTREARVDASTELSDAVTLGASYYFTNSTFHVPMNSVFAPNPSSWSDSTFNYSAPRIGLTWRLQPGTVVRLAAGGGYALPQLYQLTGSISQATNPGNEYYTLTEPNLHLKPETSFGYDLGLDTRLTPDTVLAFDAYQTNLNGQIYTSTESGGMFNGLPLYTEEYENLARSRFEGVNIDIRHEPNKGLYWRGSIGLTRAYVVNVPPGFYNLPSCTNCTNTYVIPGPNFNGEYPSTVPYANGSGSLGYRWAPRKYIEIEPTYYGNNNTFFQPAFVEFDARASYPVTTDLSLIATFRNFSNVYGQSTALGIPTSGAPTISGLPYPFYPLPYGPRTFMLTLNYKT, encoded by the coding sequence ATGGTTTCATATGTGCGCGCAAAATCGTGGGGACTGGCCCTCGCAGTAGCGCTTTCGTTGTTCGTCGCTAGCGTCGTGCCTGCTGTCGCGCAGCAGGTGGATCAGAGTGTGCAGCAGCCAGCTTCCCAGTCAGCAAATGTTGTCGGGACGGTTACGAGTAAAGACGGGAGATCGGTCGGTGGTGCGGATGTTCGTTTAATCGGACCTACCATAGCGACAACTCGAACTGATTCGCGTGGAAGATTCAATTTCGTCGGGGTTCCATTCGGAACGTACAAGCTGCTGGTGAGTTCGTCCTTAGGCAGCACCGCCAGGGAGAGTATAGACGTTCATGGCGATGTAGATGTCGCAGTTTCGTACCAGGGTGAGGCACCAACCAAGGTAATTGCGCAAACGGTTACCCACATCAATGCGACTGCGGCAAACGTTGCATCAATTAGTCCTTCTGACGCCGCATTCGAGGGACAAACCTCGTGGCAACAAATCTTGCAGCAAGTACCGGGTGTGGCAGTTGGCGGAAACCTTGGAGGCGGAAATACTCTCGGAACCGCTGTTGCGGGGTCGCCTCTTTCACCGGCGGTCGTTTCGATCAATGGCGCACTCCCATACGAGACATCAACGATGCTCGATGGTATGCCTCTTCAGGGGACATCCATAAGCACGCAATTTAGCGGTCAGGGGGGATCGGCCGATCTGAGCGTTCTGCCGCTTAACGCATTTGGTTCAGCTGATGTTGTACGAGGACCGGGAGCGGACTCGCCGAGCATCGTCAACTCAGTAGCCGGAACGTTTGTCCTTCACCCTCCTGGCCGCGTCGATAAAGACCAGTTCGACTTTTCAATAGGAAATGGGATATACGGCGGCATTGTTGCAAATCTAAAGGCGGCGGAGCGGATCGGTCGCCTTTCCGCAACAGTCATATACGGAATAAATGACAGTCCCGGCCCGAATGGCAGCACCACCATTACATCCGGATATGGAGTTGCGCCCGCAACCGTAGGTGGTCAGCCCTTCCAGTCGTGTACCCCGCCAGCGGGTTGCGTCAATTTTGTGCCGAGTCCGAACTATCAGCTCGCTTATACACTTCAGGACTCCTTACTGCTCTCTGGCGTACCGTATAACACGCATTGGAATCAGAACAATGGCGCGCTCTCATTGGTTTACGAAATCGGCCAAGCGGTGACCGCGCAAGTGTTTTATGCCGGCTCGTCGACAACAGCGCAAAGCGAGCCGTTATCGTATGTGCCGGCGTCTTTCACACCAGGTGCCCCTTACGCGGGCAGCATTGCACCCGGGTCGTATCAATTAATAAATCTCGGCACGACAACTCCCCTTAGTCAGTCAGGGAGTCTTTTTGAAGAGAAAATCACCGCGAACTTGGGGAGTGGAGTGCTCCGGCTTTCCGCCTTACAATTCAATTCATTTTTTCAGCAACGCACAACATCTGAACTCCCTAATGGGCAATATACGCTCTCTGGGGCAGGCTGCATTGGAACGGCTGCGGTAAGCGCGTCGTGCCCGAACGGCGGAACTCTCACCGCCTTCAACGGAGCGTCTGAAAGCCTCACCTTTCCACCGTATACAATCAACTACAATACGTGGACGAACTCGCGCGCAATGTTAGCTAGCTATTCGACACCGATCGGCTCGAGATCTAGCGCCGGCATTTCGTATAGCACCGATTACTACAATCAGCCATTTCTAGAGGCGTACGATATCCCTGGCTTTGCCGCGACGTTCGGTTTTCCGCCAGCACAGTCGGCGGGCACGCGCGAGGCGCGCGTGGATGCGAGCACAGAGCTATCCGATGCGGTGACACTCGGCGCATCGTATTATTTTACGAACAGCACCTTCCACGTGCCGATGAACAGCGTCTTCGCTCCGAACCCGAGTTCGTGGTCGGATTCAACGTTCAATTACAGCGCTCCAAGGATAGGTTTGACCTGGCGCCTTCAGCCCGGCACAGTCGTGCGACTCGCCGCTGGTGGAGGCTACGCGCTGCCGCAACTTTACCAACTGACCGGGTCTATTAGCCAAGCCACGAACCCAGGCAACGAATACTACACGTTGACCGAGCCGAACCTTCACTTAAAGCCGGAAACATCGTTTGGATATGACCTCGGTCTCGATACTCGATTAACTCCTGATACTGTTCTCGCATTCGATGCTTACCAGACGAATCTAAATGGCCAGATCTACACGTCGACAGAGTCCGGTGGAATGTTCAATGGCCTGCCACTATATACCGAGGAGTATGAGAACTTAGCACGGTCCCGTTTCGAGGGCGTTAACATTGATATTCGTCATGAGCCGAATAAGGGATTATATTGGCGCGGATCTATTGGTCTAACTCGCGCTTACGTCGTCAACGTACCGCCCGGCTTCTACAACTTGCCAAGTTGCACGAACTGCACGAACACGTACGTCATTCCGGGACCAAACTTCAATGGCGAGTATCCCTCGACCGTGCCATATGCAAATGGATCCGGAAGTCTTGGATACCGCTGGGCTCCGCGCAAGTACATCGAGATTGAGCCGACGTACTACGGCAATAACAATACGTTCTTTCAGCCGGCCTTTGTTGAGTTTGACGCAAGAGCCAGCTATCCGGTGACGACGGACCTTTCGCTCATCGCGACATTCAGGAACTTCAGCAACGTTTACGGGCAAAGTACCGCGCTCGGAATCCCGACGTCGGGAGCACCCACGATCAGCGGATTACCGTATCCATTCTACCCGCTTCCCTATGGCCCGAGAACTTTTATGCTAACGCTCAACTACAAGACGTAG
- a CDS encoding LuxR C-terminal-related transcriptional regulator — translation MRDLRTCEACNASAKARVYRARNRNKERRRIARALHSLEAAGDTALSKYDHSEAAIHYQEALSAELPLIDDDRISEKLVRAIFYTSRPDLARGWIERSIARHSALGLSTEGLAIQFMMPRQYWLEAKTPLSIALIGQIRKHHGERATVETQAQLEALSANYLTLLGRYDEAGAHAVPLTAVHANSRARVILANQRAMIDAAHGDAEGALVGFDSAVEAAKALEDGYLLTIVWDDYANWSTVLGKLETARTCRERALFVAREQHIAWRVPYLSLRYASLLIVMGDYTVAKELLAEAITHSIETPILRILAATISAQLAYAMGNAVLESQRLDRDALEAAFASSEPGWIGPIAAAYARILEQNNAVDEARSIVSRAVSAINSADHAEELLALTARYGTRAEAKRAQDILRRRVHLPNGHVAAAFSRLWDAYDALRHRSATSARTIGTEAARHFRAIGWMHQEREAYKLAEPSRRVDAERARAPIAALGDFRPALSARELQVAELVLRGQTNRAIAKALSISEHTVESHMTSIFNRLGLRSRWQLQDLMK, via the coding sequence ATGCGGGATCTCCGGACATGCGAAGCATGCAATGCCAGTGCAAAAGCTCGCGTCTATCGCGCTCGAAACCGCAACAAGGAACGACGTCGTATTGCCCGCGCGTTACACAGCCTTGAGGCTGCTGGGGACACGGCGCTAAGCAAGTACGATCATTCAGAAGCTGCGATCCATTATCAGGAAGCGCTCTCTGCGGAACTGCCTCTTATTGATGACGATCGCATCTCGGAAAAGTTGGTGCGCGCCATATTCTATACGTCGCGGCCAGATTTGGCTCGAGGGTGGATAGAGCGTTCAATCGCAAGACACTCCGCCCTTGGCTTAAGCACTGAAGGTTTAGCAATACAGTTCATGATGCCGCGTCAATATTGGTTGGAGGCAAAGACTCCCCTTAGCATCGCTCTCATTGGACAGATTCGCAAACATCACGGAGAACGAGCAACTGTCGAAACTCAAGCGCAACTGGAGGCGCTTTCCGCCAATTATTTGACGTTGCTTGGCCGTTATGATGAGGCTGGAGCGCACGCAGTGCCGCTAACCGCGGTTCACGCAAACTCTCGCGCGCGCGTCATATTGGCAAACCAACGAGCAATGATCGACGCAGCACATGGAGATGCTGAAGGCGCACTTGTTGGCTTTGATTCAGCCGTCGAAGCGGCCAAGGCTCTCGAAGATGGATATCTGCTTACGATCGTGTGGGATGACTACGCGAACTGGTCGACAGTTCTTGGTAAGCTCGAAACTGCGCGAACCTGTCGTGAAAGGGCGCTGTTTGTAGCTCGCGAGCAACATATCGCATGGCGAGTTCCGTATTTGAGTCTCCGTTACGCCAGCCTCTTGATCGTAATGGGAGACTATACAGTGGCAAAAGAGCTTCTGGCTGAGGCCATCACGCATAGTATCGAAACCCCGATACTGCGCATCCTCGCGGCGACAATCAGCGCGCAGCTTGCATATGCGATGGGGAACGCGGTATTGGAAAGTCAACGACTTGATCGGGACGCCCTGGAAGCAGCATTTGCGTCATCCGAACCGGGTTGGATCGGTCCAATTGCCGCCGCTTATGCGCGGATACTAGAGCAAAATAACGCCGTCGACGAAGCGCGATCCATCGTATCTCGGGCCGTCTCCGCCATCAATAGTGCTGACCACGCCGAAGAATTGCTTGCGCTGACGGCTCGTTATGGTACCCGGGCGGAAGCGAAGCGCGCTCAGGACATTCTTCGACGCCGAGTTCATCTCCCAAATGGACATGTCGCAGCGGCCTTCAGCCGACTTTGGGACGCATACGATGCCCTCAGACATCGAAGCGCAACTTCAGCCCGCACGATCGGAACGGAAGCCGCGCGACATTTCCGTGCCATTGGGTGGATGCACCAAGAGCGGGAGGCATATAAACTCGCGGAGCCCTCTCGGCGCGTCGATGCGGAGCGTGCACGCGCCCCAATTGCGGCATTGGGAGATTTCCGCCCCGCACTTAGCGCCCGTGAGCTCCAAGTGGCGGAACTCGTCCTTCGCGGCCAAACAAATCGTGCCATCGCTAAAGCGCTGTCGATTAGCGAGCACACCGTCGAATCACACATGACGTCAATCTTCAACCGATTGGGTCTCCGATCGCGGTGGCAGCTGCAAGACCTAATGAAGTAG